In a single window of the Terriglobus roseus genome:
- a CDS encoding response regulator has protein sequence MAEATRLILLVEDDPDHELLTIRALKKSNIANEVKVARDGEEALGALFGPDAVRPQLVLLDLKLPKVEGLEVLRRIREDDTTRMLPVVVLTSSDEERDVVRSYKLGVNSYIRKPVNFTDFAEATRQLGMYWLVLNECPPMS, from the coding sequence ATGGCTGAGGCTACACGTTTGATCCTGCTTGTTGAAGACGATCCTGACCACGAACTGTTGACGATACGTGCGTTGAAGAAAAGCAACATCGCCAATGAAGTAAAAGTGGCGCGTGACGGGGAAGAAGCTCTCGGAGCTCTCTTCGGGCCAGATGCTGTGCGCCCGCAGCTGGTACTGCTGGACCTGAAGCTACCAAAGGTGGAAGGTCTTGAGGTCCTTCGCCGGATCCGTGAAGACGACACGACCCGCATGCTGCCGGTGGTGGTTCTGACCTCCTCAGACGAAGAACGCGATGTGGTTCGAAGCTACAAGCTGGGCGTAAACAGCTACATCCGTAAGCCTGTGAACTTTACGGACTTCGCGGAAGCGACACGTCAGCTTGGAATGTACTGGCTGGTGCTGAACGAATGTCCGCCGATGAGCTAG
- a CDS encoding sensor histidine kinase, producing the protein MPARSSRSVVPLALFAAVLVVAMNTWFAVSAVRSLLDSEAWLAHTWEVIGQEERLMLSVTNAETSARAFVITGQEPFLAPFLEAERTLPADVQQFKDLTLDNPIQQSTIAEVKASIERRMTMLRQSTENRRDGGFDAAAALVSNGRGTEEMQRLRMLVAQMDAEERRLLANRADEARHNGSRTMFAIGLACVLDLMMIGFVTWYFWQERSLRLASELANERLGLARAEAERSAEEVRVLNLELEQRVRERTAELETTNRELEAFSYSVSHDLRAPLRTIDGFSLALMEDYADVVDDTGRDYIARVRTGVQRMGQLIDALLQLSRITRADVTRELINPSEIADLVVAQLREDNPDRKIAFTVTPGPQENADPKLVQVALENLLGNAVKFSARREDAEISFGWDEEQKAWRVKDNGAGFDMHYKDKLFNAFNRLHGDKDFKGSGIGLATVARVIRRHHGRIWADSEVDHGATFWFTLG; encoded by the coding sequence ATGCCTGCCCGGTCTTCCCGTTCTGTGGTTCCATTGGCGCTTTTTGCGGCAGTGCTTGTTGTAGCGATGAATACCTGGTTCGCCGTCTCCGCGGTGCGATCGCTGCTGGATAGCGAAGCATGGCTTGCACACACATGGGAGGTCATCGGCCAGGAAGAGCGATTGATGCTCAGTGTGACCAACGCAGAGACTTCAGCCCGTGCGTTTGTGATCACGGGGCAGGAGCCTTTTCTTGCACCGTTCCTGGAGGCAGAGCGCACGCTTCCGGCTGACGTGCAACAGTTCAAGGATTTAACCCTCGACAATCCCATTCAGCAGAGCACCATTGCCGAGGTGAAGGCGTCCATCGAACGGCGTATGACCATGCTGCGCCAGAGTACCGAGAACAGGCGCGATGGCGGTTTCGATGCGGCCGCAGCTCTCGTCTCAAACGGACGCGGCACCGAGGAGATGCAACGTCTCCGCATGCTCGTGGCTCAGATGGATGCTGAAGAGCGCCGGCTGCTGGCGAACCGCGCGGATGAGGCTCGACATAATGGATCACGAACAATGTTCGCCATCGGGCTTGCGTGCGTCCTTGATCTGATGATGATCGGTTTCGTGACCTGGTATTTCTGGCAGGAACGCTCGTTGCGTCTTGCGTCTGAGCTGGCGAATGAGCGGCTGGGACTGGCACGGGCGGAGGCGGAGCGATCCGCAGAAGAAGTCCGGGTGTTGAACCTGGAGCTGGAGCAGAGAGTCCGGGAGCGAACGGCAGAGTTGGAAACTACAAATCGAGAACTTGAGGCGTTCAGCTATTCCGTGTCGCATGACCTCCGGGCGCCTCTGCGTACGATTGACGGCTTCAGTCTGGCGCTGATGGAGGACTATGCCGACGTGGTGGACGACACGGGCCGCGACTACATCGCGCGCGTCCGCACCGGCGTTCAACGAATGGGCCAGTTGATCGACGCTCTGCTGCAACTCTCGCGCATTACACGAGCTGATGTGACGCGAGAGCTGATTAACCCCTCAGAGATTGCTGACCTCGTCGTTGCGCAATTGCGCGAAGATAATCCCGACCGCAAGATCGCTTTCACGGTCACACCCGGGCCGCAGGAAAATGCTGATCCGAAGCTTGTACAGGTTGCGCTCGAAAACTTGTTAGGGAACGCCGTCAAATTCTCCGCTCGACGGGAAGATGCTGAGATTTCATTCGGTTGGGATGAAGAGCAGAAGGCTTGGCGTGTGAAGGATAATGGCGCGGGCTTCGATATGCACTATAAGGACAAGCTGTTCAACGCATTCAATCGCTTGCACGGGGATAAAGACTTCAAGGGCTCGGGTATCGGTCTGGCCACCGTAGCACGTGTTATCCGCAGACATCATGGGCGCATCTGGGCCGATAGTGAGGTCGATCATGGCGCGACGTTCTGGTTTACGCTAGGATGA
- a CDS encoding hybrid sensor histidine kinase/response regulator, translating into MSADELVPRRQLLLLLVEDNQDDAALLERHLRRNGFAPSITRVETAAEMVAAIAAGPPDLVIADYNLPNFSGPAALSIARQSGYDLPFIMMSGAISEETAVESMRAGAQDYVTKQNVARLIPVVERELREAAARKSRLMAERALAVSEARFHHLVDAMPLGLLISQSSGLITYANAAAERLLGFPPEQVLRGSITLGSLCGALDAPFAELEHRATQEPFEATCTTSAGIAVDVLVGIAFLDREQEAGQRELAVFIADLSHQKRSEEVLRRTEKLAVAGRLAASIAHEINNPLAAITNCLYLVQQTELSDLGRSYLEIAQKELDRVAQITVQTLRFHRQSSRPMPTETSELIETVLALFESRIRRQGIQIHRRYRQTSPIFAYEGEVRQVIVNLLGNAIDAMPGGGHITVRTAETHHPVTEARGLALTVCDSGSGMGEETIAHLFEPFYSTKGITGTGLGLWVSKEIVDRHHGNIRVRSRKSVDGNPGRTTFRVFLPIDAFPSQSASQ; encoded by the coding sequence ATGTCCGCCGATGAGCTAGTTCCACGGCGGCAGCTTCTGTTGCTGTTGGTCGAGGACAATCAGGATGATGCAGCTCTGCTGGAACGGCATCTTCGCCGAAACGGCTTTGCGCCTTCTATCACGCGCGTGGAGACCGCCGCGGAGATGGTTGCTGCCATTGCGGCGGGGCCGCCGGATCTGGTGATTGCCGACTACAACCTGCCAAATTTTAGTGGTCCTGCGGCGCTCAGCATCGCCCGGCAAAGCGGTTATGACCTTCCGTTCATCATGATGTCCGGTGCCATCTCGGAAGAGACGGCCGTGGAGAGCATGCGTGCGGGAGCGCAGGACTATGTCACCAAGCAGAATGTTGCGCGGTTGATTCCTGTCGTCGAGCGCGAACTGCGCGAGGCTGCTGCGCGTAAGTCACGCCTGATGGCAGAGCGCGCCCTCGCTGTCAGTGAGGCGCGTTTCCACCACCTTGTGGATGCGATGCCGCTGGGATTGCTGATCAGTCAGAGTTCAGGCCTCATCACCTACGCAAACGCCGCAGCGGAGCGACTGCTTGGCTTTCCGCCAGAGCAGGTGTTGCGCGGCAGCATCACGCTGGGCTCGTTATGCGGCGCGCTGGACGCACCATTCGCCGAACTGGAACACCGCGCTACCCAGGAGCCGTTTGAGGCGACCTGCACCACATCCGCGGGCATCGCGGTGGATGTGCTGGTGGGCATCGCGTTTCTTGATCGTGAGCAAGAGGCAGGGCAGCGCGAACTCGCCGTGTTCATTGCCGATTTGAGTCACCAGAAGCGCAGCGAAGAGGTCCTTCGCCGGACGGAAAAACTGGCGGTGGCGGGGCGGCTTGCGGCCTCCATCGCACACGAGATCAATAATCCGCTGGCAGCAATAACGAACTGTCTTTACTTGGTGCAACAGACGGAACTCAGTGATTTGGGACGCTCTTATTTGGAGATCGCGCAGAAAGAATTGGATCGTGTTGCGCAGATCACGGTGCAGACCTTGCGCTTCCATCGCCAGTCCAGCCGGCCCATGCCGACAGAGACCAGCGAATTGATCGAGACCGTTCTGGCGCTGTTCGAGTCGCGAATTCGTCGACAGGGAATCCAGATTCACCGGCGCTATCGCCAGACATCGCCGATCTTCGCATATGAGGGCGAGGTGCGACAGGTGATTGTGAACCTTCTCGGCAATGCGATCGATGCGATGCCGGGAGGTGGTCACATCACGGTTCGTACAGCCGAAACACATCATCCGGTCACCGAAGCGCGGGGGCTCGCTTTGACCGTATGCGATAGCGGCAGCGGTATGGGCGAAGAAACTATCGCGCATCTGTTTGAGCCGTTCTATTCCACCAAAGGCATCACCGGTACGGGCCTCGGTCTGTGGGTGTCCAAGGAGATTGTTGATCGCCACCACGGCAACATCAGGGTTCGCAGCCGCAAGAGCGTGGATGGCAACCCGGGCAGAACCACCTTCCGCGTGTTTCTGCCGATTGATGCATTCCCATCCCAGTCGGCGAGTCAGTAG
- a CDS encoding M20/M25/M40 family metallo-hydrolase, with protein MSASFLALALLGTTGCKTDKPKERSANTPAKETLAIKPNGASGVAPKVTGAPPELQKVFDYIDTHMDEHVGNLQKWIQQPSISNSGEGIPESAEMVKGFFDKLGCQTTRVYDVGITEYGTPGNPVVYAKCDEGAPKTVAIYWQYDTMPVTQPDAWVAPPFEGRVVAGSTAGLPDIPRVLVGRGATNSKGPEMAQLNALMAYKAVNGKLPVNLIFIAEGDEERMDIGLRKFIKDHSDLLAEADALYVGGPSEGCVYVELTTSGKAWGRGPTDSDVHGVMKRTTDSPAWRHIQMLASLTSKDGNTPQIKGWDDGREYPTPEQMKQLEDRAAKTDLVKMAKAQGVARYIGDTPLEVLKAGRYGVSFNLDGIWGGNMYAGGAGAILPNKITSKHAFRYVPKMDGLHIVQMLREQLDRNGYKDVQMKLIGDVPWSRGSSPTSDISVAHKKAAEMLGLGGDQGMFQMASADHYEQNGKTLPLGVNQSEPTGGYWPSYLFSDGPVGQKVGSVSIPMGIGARGGQGGRAHAANEYYAVEGSRWDNGMAGAEKIVAAAIWEFSQTTTTAPKPKTHAK; from the coding sequence TTGAGCGCATCTTTTCTGGCATTGGCCTTGCTCGGCACCACCGGCTGTAAAACGGATAAGCCCAAAGAGCGAAGCGCAAATACGCCCGCGAAGGAAACACTTGCCATCAAGCCAAATGGGGCGAGCGGAGTTGCACCGAAGGTGACGGGCGCACCGCCAGAGTTGCAGAAGGTGTTCGACTACATCGACACCCACATGGATGAGCACGTCGGTAACCTGCAGAAGTGGATCCAGCAGCCAAGCATCTCGAATAGCGGCGAAGGCATTCCCGAATCTGCAGAGATGGTGAAGGGCTTCTTCGACAAGCTCGGCTGCCAGACGACCCGTGTCTATGACGTGGGCATCACGGAGTACGGAACGCCCGGTAATCCCGTCGTGTACGCGAAGTGCGATGAGGGCGCGCCGAAGACTGTCGCCATCTATTGGCAGTACGACACCATGCCTGTGACGCAGCCGGACGCGTGGGTTGCACCGCCCTTTGAGGGGCGCGTAGTGGCCGGTTCCACGGCCGGTTTGCCAGACATTCCTCGCGTGCTCGTAGGACGTGGCGCCACCAATTCCAAAGGACCGGAGATGGCCCAGCTCAATGCGTTGATGGCGTATAAGGCTGTCAACGGCAAGCTTCCCGTCAACCTGATCTTCATCGCAGAAGGCGACGAAGAGCGCATGGATATCGGTCTTCGTAAGTTCATCAAAGACCACTCGGACTTGTTGGCAGAAGCAGACGCACTCTACGTAGGTGGACCTTCTGAAGGTTGCGTTTACGTTGAGCTGACCACGAGCGGCAAAGCCTGGGGCCGGGGACCGACGGACTCGGACGTGCACGGCGTGATGAAGCGCACCACGGACAGCCCGGCATGGCGTCACATCCAGATGCTTGCTTCACTCACCTCGAAGGATGGCAACACGCCCCAGATCAAAGGTTGGGACGATGGTCGCGAGTATCCGACGCCGGAACAGATGAAGCAGCTCGAAGACCGCGCCGCCAAGACTGACCTGGTGAAGATGGCAAAAGCACAAGGCGTGGCACGTTACATCGGCGATACACCGCTTGAAGTTCTAAAGGCCGGCCGGTATGGCGTCAGCTTTAACCTTGACGGCATCTGGGGCGGCAACATGTACGCTGGCGGCGCTGGCGCGATCCTGCCGAACAAGATCACGTCGAAACATGCATTCCGCTATGTGCCAAAGATGGACGGCTTGCACATTGTGCAGATGCTGCGTGAGCAGCTGGACCGTAATGGCTACAAGGACGTACAGATGAAGCTGATCGGCGATGTGCCATGGTCGCGTGGCTCTTCTCCGACGTCCGACATCTCCGTTGCGCATAAAAAGGCTGCCGAGATGCTTGGTCTGGGCGGCGATCAGGGCATGTTCCAGATGGCGTCTGCAGACCACTACGAGCAGAATGGCAAGACTCTGCCGCTGGGTGTGAACCAGTCCGAACCGACCGGTGGTTACTGGCCGAGCTACCTGTTCAGCGATGGCCCGGTTGGTCAGAAGGTCGGTAGTGTCTCGATACCTATGGGCATCGGTGCGCGTGGTGGTCAGGGTGGACGTGCGCATGCCGCGAACGAATACTACGCAGTGGAAGGCTCGCGTTGGGACAACGGTATGGCTGGCGCCGAGAAGATCGTCGCCGCTGCCATATGGGAGTTCTCGCAGACCACAACGACAGCCCCCAAGCCCAAAACCCACGCAAAGTAA
- a CDS encoding copper resistance protein CopC produces the protein MFRLRTVALISLASVFSIPAFAHSKPKIMEPAANSTVEAPTELSVIFSEALDPKFSSLALTDEKGTVLSKAKTIADPANHMHLSLPLPKLAPGTYYVHWVSAAVDGHRMDGDYSFKVK, from the coding sequence ATGTTCCGTCTCCGCACTGTCGCCCTGATTTCTCTGGCCAGCGTCTTCAGCATTCCGGCATTTGCTCACTCCAAGCCGAAGATCATGGAACCAGCGGCGAACTCAACGGTCGAGGCCCCGACCGAACTCTCGGTCATCTTCAGCGAAGCACTCGACCCGAAGTTCAGTTCCCTGGCGCTTACCGACGAGAAGGGCACGGTCCTCTCGAAGGCCAAGACCATCGCTGACCCGGCAAACCACATGCACCTCAGTCTCCCCCTGCCAAAGCTTGCCCCCGGAACTTATTACGTTCATTGGGTCAGTGCCGCGGTAGACGGCCATCGCATGGATGGCGACTATTCCTTCAAAGTAAAGTAG
- a CDS encoding copper resistance D family protein: MDSFLVRFLASVLIDFSLAALAGLLLARRWLRRVPNGPALIPLTAPAASLVFALALQLLCLAATFTGKTGLRALLSSLPDIVRTHAGSVLCLTLGTALLLLLVSRLVRSRDSAAVAAFLCCLLFRSGSGHAATENVVSLAQALQFLHLASMAIWSGGVMLSGFLVIPQLVADDKSSALYLTALSWWSTCAVGFVAVTGVVKAYLATSGIIPQTLGTRWGLVLGVKIFGVGVALILGYLNRLALSRPNRATISKSRQSMTILRAEAIAMTIILVASAALANLPPPGE, translated from the coding sequence GTGGATTCCTTCCTCGTTCGCTTCCTTGCGTCCGTGCTCATCGACTTCAGCCTCGCTGCCCTTGCAGGCCTGCTGCTGGCAAGGCGATGGCTGCGCAGGGTACCGAACGGCCCCGCGCTGATCCCGTTGACGGCTCCTGCAGCCAGCCTGGTCTTTGCGCTGGCACTTCAACTGCTTTGCCTCGCGGCAACATTCACCGGTAAGACCGGGTTGAGGGCGCTGCTCTCCTCTCTACCGGACATCGTTAGGACACATGCCGGCTCTGTGCTCTGCCTGACGCTTGGGACAGCTCTTCTCCTGTTGCTAGTCTCAAGGCTTGTGCGATCCCGAGACAGCGCTGCAGTTGCGGCGTTCCTCTGCTGTCTGCTTTTTCGCTCGGGCTCAGGCCATGCAGCAACGGAAAATGTTGTTAGTCTCGCGCAGGCCTTGCAATTTCTCCATCTCGCATCCATGGCGATCTGGAGTGGTGGCGTGATGCTCTCGGGCTTTCTCGTCATACCGCAACTGGTAGCCGATGACAAAAGCAGTGCTCTCTATCTAACCGCCCTCTCCTGGTGGAGCACCTGTGCGGTCGGCTTCGTTGCAGTGACCGGGGTTGTCAAGGCGTATCTCGCCACGAGCGGCATCATCCCGCAGACGCTGGGGACGAGATGGGGTCTTGTGCTGGGAGTGAAGATCTTTGGTGTAGGGGTCGCGCTGATACTGGGTTACCTAAATCGCCTTGCGCTATCTCGTCCGAACCGAGCTACGATCTCAAAATCCAGGCAGTCCATGACGATCCTGCGCGCTGAAGCCATCGCGATGACGATCATACTCGTCGCTTCAGCGGCACTCGCAAACCTTCCCCCGCCGGGGGAATGA
- a CDS encoding ABC transporter permease, with amino-acid sequence MSRLRKTFTISVNALKRNKLQSVLTMLGMAIGVATVLAMIALGTGAQQAITDQVRAAGMNMLIVKAGNFQAQREAPPADAIEMGRLNRVDPMEDRSQGHLETAAWHGEARLHLAYFHPEDDPFAIHDHPTARQRLGDSEAGLGSAATLTIADANEIRKMKGVQYVSEGIHENVHAVNDSGVRWFTRVHGDDTAMPEIRRSWVFPQGRFFTGREESNAEQVVVLGTIVAKQLFGDKDPIGGTVDLWKQKFKVVGVVGSSSWLSTPQAGDDQFDAVYVPVTTMQKLLNLSKLNDITVTTVSTGDVSKVEKGIVTLLRQRHSITANKPDDFTVSSQASKALTSGSMRPEVAHAVTGNVAGLEKITLDQLGKSLERSSRTMTALLVSIATVSLIVGGIGIMNIMLLSVTERTREIGIRRAVGAQEKEVLSQFLMESVFLSVMGGLAGVLIGTIAAISISRSAHWSTSVPFSAIALSFGISTVVGVFFGYYPAREASQVPPLNALRYE; translated from the coding sequence ATGAGCCGTCTCCGCAAAACATTTACGATCTCAGTCAACGCACTCAAGCGGAACAAGCTTCAGTCGGTCTTGACGATGCTTGGCATGGCGATTGGTGTCGCAACCGTCCTCGCCATGATTGCCCTCGGTACAGGCGCTCAGCAAGCTATTACCGATCAGGTGCGTGCAGCCGGCATGAACATGCTGATCGTGAAGGCCGGTAACTTTCAGGCACAACGCGAAGCACCACCCGCCGACGCAATCGAGATGGGAAGGTTGAACCGTGTCGATCCCATGGAAGACCGCTCGCAGGGGCATTTGGAAACCGCTGCCTGGCACGGCGAAGCACGTCTTCATCTAGCGTACTTCCACCCGGAAGACGATCCCTTCGCAATTCACGATCATCCCACCGCGCGACAGCGCCTCGGTGACTCGGAAGCAGGTCTGGGGTCTGCCGCGACACTGACGATCGCGGACGCCAACGAGATCCGGAAGATGAAGGGTGTTCAGTATGTCTCGGAGGGCATTCATGAGAACGTGCATGCGGTGAACGACAGCGGTGTCCGCTGGTTTACGCGCGTCCATGGCGACGACACGGCCATGCCCGAAATCCGGCGCTCGTGGGTCTTTCCCCAGGGCCGCTTCTTCACAGGCAGGGAAGAGTCGAATGCGGAACAGGTTGTTGTGCTCGGCACCATCGTCGCAAAGCAGCTCTTCGGAGACAAGGATCCGATCGGTGGAACCGTCGATCTTTGGAAGCAAAAGTTCAAGGTGGTTGGAGTAGTAGGCAGCTCCAGTTGGCTATCCACGCCACAGGCGGGTGACGACCAGTTCGACGCGGTGTACGTACCCGTGACCACCATGCAGAAGCTGCTGAATCTGTCCAAGTTGAACGACATTACGGTGACCACAGTCTCTACGGGTGATGTTTCGAAGGTGGAGAAGGGAATCGTCACCCTGCTGCGCCAGCGGCACAGCATCACCGCGAACAAACCTGATGACTTTACTGTATCCAGCCAGGCGAGTAAGGCTCTGACCAGCGGCAGCATGCGGCCAGAGGTCGCACATGCCGTGACCGGCAACGTCGCCGGCCTGGAAAAGATCACGCTGGATCAGCTCGGTAAGAGTCTCGAGCGCTCCAGCCGCACCATGACCGCGCTGCTTGTCAGCATCGCAACCGTCAGTCTCATCGTCGGTGGCATCGGCATCATGAACATCATGCTGCTCAGCGTCACCGAGCGTACCCGCGAGATCGGCATTCGCCGTGCCGTAGGTGCGCAGGAAAAGGAAGTCCTCAGCCAGTTCCTGATGGAGTCCGTTTTCCTGAGTGTAATGGGCGGATTGGCAGGCGTTCTCATCGGAACGATCGCCGCCATCTCCATCTCCCGCAGCGCGCACTGGTCGACCAGCGTGCCGTTCTCTGCCATTGCACTATCGTTCGGGATCTCAACCGTGGTCGGGGTCTTCTTCGGCTACTATCCTGCGCGTGAAGCCTCTCAAGTGCCTCCGCTGAATGCCCTGAGGTATGAATAA
- a CDS encoding carboxypeptidase-like regulatory domain-containing protein has protein sequence MKQLTLQHGVYLTLTALASVCAVAGAEAQVSRSADIFGASTVSGIIRDADGVPQMGALVEALLPDTTIGASAVTDARGRYHLSLRPGSYRIQATAALFLPAIRDRLQVLRGGRTVVNLTMSTLLAPGGWLPVTRRTTSEPSDDWIWTLRSSASRPILRFEDQGTSSSQRDDEESEGPLAVSSSRQETRRGASGGSVTVKNSQGGFARGGSHNILVLTRVNEDGSGAVVRADLSGTRSPYPVAPSAEVSIGTQRRTPLNGFTRAVLTYSNHPELTAGRGMTGMQGATLRSAQRVDVGDLMRVDAGSVMRESNLGGNALIVEPFLRVSAHGPASLVLAYSMTRSRGTQSLDDLDRVSAPTPVAVMRSGHMRLETGSHHELSAAGQIPGGGIVEVAIYHDAFNNPLIAGVGTLAAADIPAEGLVADPTTETYRVAGRNYSSAGVRASIRQPVTKSMNVGAEVATGQSLKAEHLSNASMTEVLGGLTPSQVYAATAYADGKILHTGTTVRASYRWQPLRALTAVDAYRVGDDGAYLSCSIRQSLGHTRLLPQGLEAVVDVQNLLAQGYQPFLSSDGTTMYLAQTPRSIQAGLSFTF, from the coding sequence GTGAAGCAGTTGACCTTGCAACACGGTGTTTATCTCACGCTCACAGCGCTGGCCTCCGTTTGTGCCGTCGCGGGCGCTGAGGCACAGGTGTCGCGTAGCGCAGATATATTTGGAGCCAGCACCGTAAGCGGCATCATTCGCGATGCCGATGGTGTTCCTCAGATGGGCGCCCTTGTTGAGGCGCTGCTCCCGGACACCACGATCGGTGCCAGTGCGGTCACGGACGCGCGTGGCCGCTACCACCTCAGTCTTCGGCCGGGAAGCTATCGGATTCAGGCGACAGCCGCGCTCTTTCTGCCCGCCATTCGCGATCGGCTTCAGGTGCTGCGTGGCGGCCGGACCGTCGTTAACCTGACAATGTCGACTTTGCTCGCACCGGGCGGCTGGTTACCTGTGACACGTCGCACGACCAGCGAACCAAGTGACGACTGGATCTGGACGCTTCGGTCCTCTGCAAGCCGGCCAATCCTGCGATTTGAAGATCAAGGCACGAGCTCCTCTCAACGGGATGACGAAGAGAGCGAAGGTCCTCTTGCGGTCTCTTCGAGTCGTCAGGAGACTCGTCGCGGTGCCTCCGGTGGCAGCGTCACGGTGAAGAATAGCCAGGGTGGATTCGCGCGCGGCGGTAGTCACAATATTCTTGTCCTGACGCGTGTAAATGAGGATGGCAGTGGAGCTGTCGTACGCGCGGATCTTTCGGGCACGCGTTCGCCCTACCCAGTAGCCCCCTCGGCAGAAGTCAGCATTGGCACGCAGCGCCGAACACCGCTGAATGGATTTACGCGCGCCGTGCTGACCTATTCCAACCATCCGGAACTTACCGCAGGCCGAGGCATGACGGGAATGCAGGGTGCAACGCTGCGTTCGGCTCAGCGCGTTGATGTGGGTGACCTTATGCGGGTCGACGCTGGCAGCGTGATGCGTGAGAGTAATCTGGGCGGCAATGCGTTGATTGTGGAGCCATTTCTGCGCGTTTCAGCGCACGGTCCGGCGAGCCTGGTGCTTGCCTACAGCATGACCCGTTCCCGCGGAACACAAAGCCTTGACGATCTTGATCGCGTCAGTGCACCGACCCCTGTTGCCGTGATGCGCAGCGGTCACATGCGACTCGAGACGGGAAGCCATCATGAGCTTTCTGCGGCTGGCCAAATCCCCGGGGGAGGCATCGTCGAAGTAGCCATCTACCATGATGCATTCAACAATCCGCTGATCGCTGGCGTTGGTACGCTTGCCGCCGCCGATATACCGGCCGAGGGACTGGTTGCTGACCCCACGACGGAGACCTATCGCGTTGCGGGCCGTAACTACAGCAGCGCAGGCGTTCGGGCATCCATTCGCCAACCGGTCACCAAGTCAATGAACGTTGGTGCGGAAGTCGCTACGGGCCAGAGCTTGAAGGCAGAGCACTTGTCGAACGCATCCATGACTGAAGTTCTTGGTGGTCTGACTCCCTCGCAGGTCTATGCGGCCACGGCTTACGCGGACGGCAAAATTCTCCATACTGGTACGACTGTACGCGCGAGCTATCGCTGGCAGCCTCTCCGCGCACTGACCGCTGTGGACGCATACCGGGTCGGCGATGATGGGGCATACCTGTCCTGCTCTATCCGTCAGTCCCTCGGCCACACGCGGCTATTGCCGCAGGGCCTCGAAGCCGTAGTGGATGTGCAAAACCTTCTGGCGCAGGGATACCAGCCATTCCTTTCCAGCGATGGCACGACCATGTATCTGGCGCAAACACCGCGTAGTATCCAAGCGGGGCTGTCGTTCACTTTCTAA
- a CDS encoding ABC transporter ATP-binding protein has protein sequence MGMVISVRDLTKTYQLGEHQVHALRSITLDVEAGEFVSVIGPSGSGKSTLMHILGCLDQPTSGQYVLDGKDVSRLTDDEISLVRNERIGFVFQGFNLLTRTSALENVELPLLYGKSDLSAAERKRRAMAALAAVGLESRWEHHTNQLSGGQQQRVAIARALLNNPAILLADEPTGNLDTKTSLEVMEIFQKLQRERGITIVLITHEMDVAQFGTRIITFRDGKIVSDRPNDQRVPSAEAALHATAAPASLL, from the coding sequence ATGGGCATGGTCATCTCGGTTCGAGATCTGACGAAGACCTATCAACTGGGGGAACATCAGGTACACGCCCTGCGTTCCATCACGCTTGATGTTGAGGCTGGCGAGTTCGTCTCCGTGATCGGACCTTCTGGTTCCGGCAAGTCAACGCTGATGCACATCCTTGGCTGTCTCGATCAGCCAACGAGCGGGCAGTACGTCCTCGACGGAAAAGATGTTTCGCGTCTCACCGACGATGAAATCTCCCTTGTTCGCAATGAGCGGATCGGCTTCGTCTTCCAGGGATTCAACCTGCTCACGCGAACCTCCGCTCTTGAGAATGTTGAGCTGCCTCTGCTCTACGGCAAGAGCGATCTCAGTGCGGCCGAGCGGAAGCGCCGGGCCATGGCAGCGTTGGCGGCCGTTGGTCTTGAGAGCCGTTGGGAGCACCACACGAATCAGTTGTCCGGCGGTCAGCAGCAGCGCGTCGCGATCGCACGAGCCCTCCTGAACAATCCTGCGATTCTGCTCGCCGATGAACCAACCGGAAACCTCGACACCAAGACCAGTCTCGAAGTGATGGAGATCTTCCAGAAGCTGCAGCGCGAACGTGGCATCACGATCGTGCTCATCACGCATGAGATGGATGTCGCGCAGTTCGGCACGCGCATCATCACCTTCCGCGACGGCAAGATCGTGTCCGACCGTCCAAATGATCAGCGGGTACCTTCAGCAGAAGCCGCACTGCATGCGACAGCGGCGCCGGCGAGTCTCCTATGA